A genomic window from Colletotrichum destructivum chromosome 7, complete sequence includes:
- a CDS encoding Putative cleavage/polyadenylation specificity factor, A subunit produces the protein MSYVAPIHRPSSIRQALSIRLSEDDETESLLVARSNRLEVWRVTPTDMYMLGSAAVYGTILFLQRLRPKDTMADLLFVGTDRFQYFTARWDPTTQRLQTEQVIEDAAEPHMRDAQSQDRCLVDPTGKFMAMHLWEGVLNVMRLGTRKGTFTRLDDSWERVRLSELFVKASTFVPTETGHPTVAYLYQSQIEKEDAHLAIYRLMSDDKNTTVSRFDPSRDREFELEIKDPYARIVIPVPIVEDEVKRYHKRDTTGAKAQLGGLIVVGETMLVYVDTLTRTVVESGLSSPAIFVAWAAYDDTNYFLSDDYGNLHLLTIETEGVVVINLSLRTLGVTSRASCLVHMGNGLLFLGSHYGDSQLLQINMESLKTRLVQTIPSIAPILDFSIMDLGNAGDSQVGNAFSSGQARIVAGCGVHQNGSLRSIRSSVGLEDIGVLEDLQDVRGLFSLRSHGSPKVDTLVVSFITETRIFSFDPEGGIEEVFEFQGLALDRPTLIATTLPDGRLLQVTSTTVTLLESERGITLNTWAVPDGKAIVNASANNKWVLLSINGTTLVSLNLSNNLSAQEQVLGRDIGGHEDQISCIHAASDLDDVGVVGFWATGSVSIIDLRTLDALHGETIKQTDDSVSVPRDLALVQLHPQHLLGPTLFVAMEDGQVVSFNVSKQDFSLSSRKSVTLGSQQAGLHVLPRPGGEGISNIFATTEHSSLIYSSEGRIIYSAATAEDVTYIAPFDSEAFPDAIFLATDQNIRIAHIDAERRTHVNPLPLRETVRRVAYSPALRAFGIGTIRRELVNNEEVVTSSFRLVDEIVLGVVGKPFHLDGSTSTEMVESVIRAELPDSMGQPAERFIIGTSYLADPEIDENSDVRGRILVLGVDSDKNPYLIVSHELKGACRSLGIMGEKLVAGLSKTVVVYEYAEESSTSGALRKLATFRPSTFPVDIDVNGNMIGIADLMQSMTLVEFIPAQDGNKAKLVERARHFQYIWATSVCHLEGHSWLEADAQGNLMVLRRNPDAPTEHDQKQMEVTSEFHLGEQVNKIRPLDITPNENDPIVPKAFLATVEGSLYVFADIKSEYQSLLLQFQERLADVVKTLGQAGGDSTSGLSFMAWRGFRNAKRAADGPFRFVDGELIERFLDLDEAKQEAVVQGLGPTVENMRNLVEELKRMH, from the exons ATGTCGTACGTCGCGCCCATCCACAGGCCAAGCAGCATACGGCAGGCCTTGAGCATACGCCTGtcggaggacgacgagaccgagAGCTTGCTGGTAGC GAGATCCAATAGACTCGAAGTATGGCGCGTCACGCCCACCGACATGTACATGCTCGGCTCGGCCGCAGTTTACGGCACCATCCTTTTCCTCCAGCGCCTGCGGCCCAAAGACACTATGGCCGACCTGCTGTTTGTTGGTACCGATCGATTCCAATACTTCACGGCGAGATGGGACCCCACAACCCAGAGACTGCAAACCGAGCAGGTCatcgaggatgccgccgaacCTCACATGCGCGACGCCCAGAGTCAGGATAGGTGCCTGGTAGACCCGACAGGCAAGTTCATGGCCATGCACCTGTGGGAGGGCGTCTTGAACGTCATGCGCCTGGGAACGCGCAAGGGAACCTTTACTCGCCTCGACGATTCATGGGAGCGGGTTCGCCTGTCGGAGCTTTTCGTCAAGGCCAGCACGTTCGTGCCCACCGAAACCGGCCACCCAACGGTTGCCTACTTATATCAGTCCCAGATCGAGAAGGAAGATGCACACCTCGCCATATATAGGCTCATGAGCGATGACAAGAACACAACCGTGTCAAGGTTCGATCCCAGTAGGGATCGGGAGTTCGAGCTGGAGATTAAGGACCCATATGCGCGCATCGTCATACCCGTGCCCATCGTGGAAGACGAGGTCAAGCGTTACCACAAGAGAGACACCACAGGGGCGAAAGCCCAGCTGGGCGGCTTGATTGTCGTCGGAGAGACGATGTTGGTCTACGTCGACACTCTGACACGTaccgtcgtcgagagcggGCTCAGCAGCCCTGCCATCTTCGTCGCGTGGGCCGCCTACGACGACACGAATTACTTCCTCTCTGACGATTACGGAAATCTTCATCTCCTGACGATTGAAACCGAGGGTGTCGTCGTCATAAACCTCTCCCTGAGAACATTAGGCGTGACCTCTCGCGCGTCCTGCTTGGTGCATATGGGAAATGGCTTGCTTTTCCTAGGCTCTCATTACGGCGATTCCCAGCTTCTCCAGATCAACATGGAGAGCCTGAAAACGAGGCTCGTCCAAACCATTCCCAGCATTGCCCCTATCCTCGACTTTTCCATAATGGACCTGGGAAACGCCGGGGATAGCCAGGTCGGTAATGCTTTCTCCTCGGGCCAGGCCCGCATCGTCGCTGGCTGCGGCGTTCATCAAAACGGCAGTCTACGGAGCATTCGAAGCAGTGTAGGTCTCGAAGATATTGGCGTTCTCGAGGACTTGCAGGATGTCCGCGGGCTGTTCAGTCTCCGATCACACGGCTCGCCCAAAGTTGACACTCTAGTTGTTTCCTTCATCACCGAGACCCGAATCTTCAGCTTTGATCCAGAAGGGGGCATCGAGGAGGTGTTTGAATTTCAAGGGCTTGCCTTGGACAGACCAACACTAATTGCGACAACTCTTCCCGACGGCCGCCTGTTGCAGGTCACATCCACCACCGTGACGCTTCTTGAATCCGAGAGGGGCATCACTTTGAACACCTGGGCAGTACCGGATGGTAAGGCTATTGTCAATGCGTCGGCCAATAATAAGTGGGTGCTATTGTCCATCAATGGCACGACCCTGGTGTCTCTAAACCTGTCGAACAATCTGTCGGCTCAAGAGCAAGTCTTGGGTCGCGACATTGGAGGTCATGAGGATCAGATCTCCTGCATCCACGCCGCTAGTGATCTCGATGACGTTGGCGTGGTCGGTTTTTGGGCGACTGGTTCGGTATCCATCATCGACCTCCGCACACTCGATGCCCTCCACGGGGAGACTATCAAGCAAACCGACGACAGTGTGTCTGTTCCAAGGGACCTGGCCCTAGTGCAACTTCACCCGCAACACCTTCTGGGCCCTACACTCTTTGTAGCCATGGAAGATGGCCAGGTGGTGTCGTTCAACGTTTCAAAGCAGGACTTCTCCTTGTCTAGCCGCAAGAGCGTTACACTGGGTAGCCAACAGGCCGGTCTGCACGTTCTTCCCCGgccaggcggcgagggcatcAGCAATATCTTCGCCACCACCGAGCACTCCAGCCTTATCTACAGCTCAGAGGGACGCATCATCTACTCGGCAGCCACCGCCGAAGACGTCACGTACATCGCGCCTTTCGACTCGGAGGCTTTCCCCGACGCCATCTTCCTTGCCACGGACCAAAATATCCGGATCGCCCACATCGACGCCGAAAGAAGAACCCATGTCAACCCATTGCCGCTGCGCGAGACAGTTCGCAGGGTGGCGTACTCGCCGGCATTACGGGCTTTCGGCATCGGAACCATTCGCCGGGAACTCGTCAATAATGAAGAAGTAGTCACCAGCTCGTTCCGGCTTGTCGACGAAATCGTACTTGGAGTTGTTGGAAAACCGTTCCACCTCGACGGTTCGACGTCAACGGAGATGGTTGAGAGCGTCATCAGAGCAGAACTGCCGGACAGTATGGGCCAGCCCGCCGAGAGATTTATCATTGGTACGAGCTACTTGGCCGATCCGGAGATTGACGAGAACAGCGACGTTAGAGGACGCattctcgtcctcggtgtGGATTCCGACAAAAACCCTTACCTGATTGTGAGCCACGAGCTGAAAGGCGCCTGCCGGAGCCTTGGTATCATGGGCGAGAAGCTTGTCGCCGGCCTGAGCAAGACGGTGGTGGTATATGAGTATGCTGAGGAGTCGAGCACTTCAGGCGCACTGCGCAAGCTGGCCACATTTCGACCTTCGACGTTCCCTGTTGACATTGACGTCAACGGAAACATGATTGGTATCGCCGATTTGATGCAGTCAATGACTTTGGTTGAGTTCATTCCAGCCCAAGATGGAAACAAGGCCAAGCTTGTGGAGCGAGCCCGTCACTTCCAGTACATCTGGGCCACCTCGGTATGCCACCTAGAAGGGCACTCGTGGCTGGAAGCGGATGCTCAGGGCAACCTGATGGTGCTGCGGAGGAATCCCGACGCGCCGACAGAGCATGACCAGAAGCAGATGGAGGTAACGAGCGAGTTCCACCTTGGTGAACAAGTCAACAAAATCCGGCCACTCGACATCACGCCCAACGAGAACGACCCCATCGTACCTAAGGCGTTCCTTGCGACG GTTGAGGGGTCGCTTTATGTATTTGCGGACATCAAGTCGGAATACCAAAGTCTCTTGCTTCAATTCCAGGAGAGACTGGCGGATGTGGTCAAAACCCTGGGACAGGCAGGCGGCGACTCTACTTCGGGCCTGTCCTTCATGGCGTGGCGAGGCTTCAGAAATGCCAAACGGGCCGCGGACGGGCCTTTCCGGTTCGTCGATGGCGAGTTGATTGAGCGCTTCTTAGACTTGGACGAGGCAAAACAAGAGGCCGTCGTTCAAGGTCTTGGTCCAACAGTCGAAAATATGCGGAAcctggtcgaggagctgaagCGCATGCATTAA
- a CDS encoding Putative rieske iron-sulfur protein produces MAPLAHASRTCLRQLARSSPSATTAARALSTSAARNDSTAASYSSPFKGAQAGNKIPDFSKYMSKGSASNNQLFGYFMVGTMGAITAAGAKSTVQEFLVNMSASADVLAMAKVEVDLSTIPEGKNVIIKWRGKPVFIRHRTQAEIDEANKVSVSSLRDPQADEDRVKTPEWLIMLGVCTHLGCVPIGEAGDFGGWFCPCHGSHYDISGRIRKGPAPLNLEIPEYDFPEDGKLVIG; encoded by the exons ATGGCGCCCCTCGCACACGCATCCCGCACCTGCCTGCGGCAGCTGGCGCGAAGCAGCCCTTCCGCGACGACGGCTGCGCGCGCCCTcagcacctcggccgcccggAACGActcgacggccgcgagcTACTCTAGCCCCTTCAAGGGCGCCCAGGCTGGCAACAAGATCCCCGACTTCAGCAAGTACATGAGCAAGGGTTCCGCCAGCAACAACCAGCTCTTCGGATACTTCATGGTCGGCACCATGGGCGCCATCACCGCTGCCGGTGCCAAGTCTACTGTCCAGG AGTTCCTCGTCAACATGTCCGCCTCAGCCGACGTTttggccatggccaaggtcgaggtcgacctctCCACCATCCCCGAGGGCAAGAAC GTCATCATCAAGTGGAGAGGCAAGCCCGTCTTCATCCGCCACCGCAcccaggccgagatcgacgaggccaacAAGGTCTCCGTTTCCTCCCTCCGTGACCcccaggccgacgaggaccgTGTCAAGACCCCCGAGTGGCTCATCATGCTGG GTGTCTGCACGCACTTGGGTTGTGTTCCcatcggcgaggccggcgactTCGGCGGTTGGTTCTGCCCCTGCCACGGATCCCACTACGACATTTCCGGCCGCATCAGAAAAGGACCTGCTCCCCTCAACCTCGAGATCCCCGAATACGACTTCCCTGAGGATGGCAAGCTGGTCATTGGTTAA